The following proteins are encoded in a genomic region of Notolabrus celidotus isolate fNotCel1 chromosome 19, fNotCel1.pri, whole genome shotgun sequence:
- the LOC117831495 gene encoding scavenger receptor class B member 1-like, producing MKKVSAITQTGKISDVVMPMIWFQESGYIDGPILSTFYTNLVVLPAVMEYMQYGFIALGLLTILIASLVHHKARVTRVTVLYRRQGSLSGASEKQQIKDSLDHETKEKCFIKNSEN from the exons ATGAAGAAAGTATCAGCCATTAC ACAAACTGGAAAGATTTCAGATGTGGTGATGCCGATGATCTGGTTTCAGGAG AGCGGTTACATAGACGGCCCAATCCTCTCCACGTTCTACACCAACCTGGTGGTGCTCCCCGCCGTGATGGAGTACATGCAGTACGGATTCATCGCCCTCGGCCTCCTCACGATACTCATCGCCTCCCTGGTGCATCACAAAGCGAGG gtgaCTCGTGTAACGGTCTTGTATAGACGCCAAGGGTCACTTAGCGGG GCGTCTGAAAAACAGCAGATTAAAGACTCTCTTGACCACGAAACAAAGGAGAAATGTTTCATAAAGAACTCAG AAAACTAA